From a region of the Bradyrhizobium diazoefficiens genome:
- a CDS encoding DNA polymerase III subunit gamma/tau has translation MTDAGAPPNPDSAGQAGNAPYRVLARKYRPSSFDDLIGQEAVVRTVSNAFETGRIPQAWILTGVRGVGKTTTARILARALNYEMPDGSVKGPTIHMPTLGVHCQAIMESRHMDVLEMDAASHTGVDDVRQINDSVRYAPASARYKVYIIDEVHMLSTAAFNAFLKTLEEPPEHAKFVFATTEIRKVPVTVLSRCQRFDLRRVEADVLMKHLANIAAKESVEIEPEALGIIARAAEGSVRDSLSLLDQAIAHAAGPVKADAVRQMLGLADRTRVIDLFDSLARGDIASAFREFRDQYDVGADPIVVLSDLAEFVNFVTRVKIVPATADNVAYGETERVRAHDFASKISMRVLSRMWQMLLKGITEVQAATRPAAAAEMVLVRIAYVADLPTPDEAIKMLKQNGGGSPVVSGGSAARSAPAAPVASAAPVRMPTSSPPSFGGGARPQMAAPAPDQQGAAPVLRITSFTQLVALAGQKRDLMTKGALEGDMRLVRFEEGRLEVALEPNASKTMISELAKKFELWTGRRWTVIVSNEQGQPTLRSVNQAAKQEHARTAEADPRVREVLSRFPGAKVVEVRRLAPEAPASDINADYGSDDPPDGSDGDDL, from the coding sequence ATGACCGACGCTGGCGCCCCTCCCAATCCCGATAGCGCCGGTCAGGCCGGCAACGCGCCTTACCGGGTACTGGCGCGCAAATACCGTCCCTCCAGTTTCGACGATCTGATCGGCCAGGAGGCCGTGGTCCGCACCGTCTCCAATGCGTTCGAGACCGGGCGCATTCCGCAGGCCTGGATTCTCACCGGCGTCCGCGGCGTCGGCAAGACCACCACCGCGCGCATCCTGGCCCGTGCCCTCAACTACGAGATGCCGGACGGCTCGGTAAAGGGCCCGACCATCCACATGCCGACGCTCGGCGTGCATTGCCAGGCGATCATGGAAAGCCGGCACATGGACGTGCTGGAGATGGACGCGGCCTCGCACACCGGCGTCGACGACGTCCGCCAGATCAATGACAGCGTGCGCTATGCGCCGGCCAGCGCCCGCTACAAGGTCTACATCATCGACGAAGTCCACATGCTGTCGACGGCGGCTTTCAACGCCTTCCTGAAGACGCTGGAAGAGCCGCCGGAGCACGCCAAATTCGTGTTTGCGACCACGGAGATCCGCAAGGTTCCGGTCACCGTGCTGTCGCGCTGCCAGCGTTTCGACCTGCGCCGCGTCGAGGCCGACGTGCTGATGAAGCACCTCGCCAATATCGCCGCCAAGGAGAGCGTCGAGATCGAGCCGGAGGCGCTCGGTATCATCGCGCGCGCCGCCGAAGGCTCGGTGCGCGATTCGCTGTCGCTGCTCGACCAGGCCATCGCGCATGCGGCCGGCCCCGTGAAAGCGGACGCCGTCAGGCAGATGCTGGGCCTTGCCGACCGCACCCGCGTCATCGATCTCTTCGACTCGCTGGCGCGCGGCGACATCGCGAGTGCCTTCAGGGAGTTCCGCGACCAGTACGACGTCGGCGCCGATCCCATCGTCGTGCTCTCCGACCTCGCCGAATTCGTCAACTTCGTCACCCGCGTGAAAATCGTGCCGGCGACCGCCGACAATGTCGCCTATGGCGAGACCGAGCGCGTGCGCGCGCACGATTTCGCCTCGAAGATCTCGATGCGGGTGCTGTCGCGGATGTGGCAGATGCTGCTCAAGGGCATCACCGAGGTGCAGGCCGCGACGCGCCCCGCGGCCGCCGCCGAGATGGTGCTGGTCCGCATCGCCTATGTCGCCGACCTGCCGACGCCGGACGAAGCGATCAAGATGCTGAAGCAAAACGGCGGCGGCTCGCCGGTGGTGAGCGGCGGCAGTGCTGCGCGCAGCGCGCCGGCCGCGCCGGTTGCGTCCGCGGCGCCTGTTCGCATGCCGACGTCCTCGCCGCCCTCGTTCGGCGGCGGAGCGCGGCCGCAGATGGCGGCGCCGGCGCCGGATCAGCAAGGCGCCGCGCCGGTATTGCGCATCACGAGCTTCACCCAGCTCGTCGCGCTGGCCGGGCAGAAGCGCGACCTCATGACCAAGGGCGCGCTCGAAGGCGACATGCGCCTCGTCCGTTTCGAGGAGGGCCGGCTCGAAGTCGCGCTCGAGCCGAACGCCTCCAAGACCATGATCTCCGAGCTCGCGAAAAAATTCGAGCTGTGGACCGGCCGGCGCTGGACCGTGATCGTCTCCAACGAGCAGGGCCAGCCGACGTTGCGCTCGGTGAACCAGGCCGCGAAGCAGGAGCACGCGCGTACCGCGGAAGCCGATCCGCGCGTGCGGGAGGTGCTGTCGCGATTCCCCGGCGCGAAGGTCGTCGAGGTCCGCAGGCTTGCCCCCGAGGCGCCGGCATCCGATATAAACGCTGACTATGGCAGTGACGATCCGCCCGACGGTTCCGACGGCGACGATCTCTGA
- the def gene encoding peptide deformylase, giving the protein MALREIIILPDKQLRLVSKPIEKVTAEIRKLADDMFETMYDAPGIGLAAIQIAQPLRLITMDLAKRDENGETKPLPRVFINPEILASSEELSTYEEGCLSIPEYYEEVERPAKVRVRFTDLDGKVHEEDAEGLYATCIQHEIDHLNGVLFVDYLSKLKRDRVLKKFEKAAKRAE; this is encoded by the coding sequence ATGGCCCTCAGAGAAATCATCATCCTGCCCGACAAGCAGCTGCGTCTGGTCTCCAAGCCGATCGAGAAGGTCACGGCCGAGATCCGCAAGCTTGCCGACGACATGTTCGAGACCATGTACGACGCGCCCGGCATTGGGCTGGCGGCGATCCAGATCGCGCAGCCGCTGCGGCTGATCACCATGGACCTTGCCAAGCGCGACGAGAACGGCGAGACCAAGCCGCTTCCGCGCGTCTTCATCAACCCCGAGATCCTCGCGTCCTCCGAGGAGCTGTCCACTTACGAGGAAGGCTGCCTCTCGATTCCCGAATATTACGAAGAGGTCGAGCGCCCTGCGAAGGTGCGCGTGCGCTTCACCGATCTCGACGGCAAGGTCCACGAGGAGGACGCCGAAGGCCTCTATGCCACCTGCATCCAGCACGAGATCGACCATCTCAACGGCGTGCTGTTCGTCGACTATCTGTCGAAGCTGAAGCGCGACCGCGTGCTGAAGAAATTCGAGAAAGCCGCCAAGCGCGCGGAGTAG
- the dapD gene encoding 2,3,4,5-tetrahydropyridine-2,6-dicarboxylate N-succinyltransferase, whose protein sequence is MSLAALESTINSAFDARDGISTATKGEVREAVDQSLEILDKGEARVAERGTDGKWKVNQWLKKAVLLSFRLNDMGVIPGGPGKATWWDKVPSKFEGWGENRFRDAGFRAVPGAVVRRSAFIAKNVVLMPSFVNLGAYVDESTMVDTWATVGSCAQIGKRVHISGGAGIGGVLEPLQAEPVIIEDDCFIGARSEVAEGVIVRKGAVLAMGVFLGASTKIVDRETGEVFMGEVPEYSVVVPGALPGKPMKNGQIGPSTACAVIVKRVDERTRSKTSINELLRD, encoded by the coding sequence ATGTCCCTTGCAGCCCTCGAATCCACCATCAACAGCGCCTTCGACGCGCGCGACGGCATCTCGACCGCGACCAAGGGCGAGGTGCGCGAGGCGGTGGACCAGTCGCTGGAGATCCTGGACAAGGGCGAGGCGCGCGTTGCCGAGCGCGGCACTGACGGCAAGTGGAAGGTCAATCAGTGGCTGAAGAAGGCTGTCCTGCTCTCGTTCCGTCTCAACGACATGGGCGTCATTCCCGGCGGTCCGGGCAAGGCGACCTGGTGGGACAAGGTGCCCTCGAAGTTCGAAGGCTGGGGCGAGAACCGTTTTCGCGACGCCGGCTTTCGCGCGGTGCCGGGCGCCGTCGTCCGCCGCTCGGCCTTCATCGCCAAGAACGTCGTCTTGATGCCGTCCTTCGTCAATCTCGGCGCCTATGTCGATGAGAGCACCATGGTCGACACCTGGGCCACCGTCGGCTCCTGCGCCCAGATCGGCAAGCGCGTGCACATCTCCGGCGGCGCCGGCATCGGCGGCGTGCTCGAGCCGCTGCAGGCCGAGCCCGTGATCATCGAGGACGACTGCTTCATCGGCGCGCGCTCGGAAGTCGCCGAAGGCGTGATCGTCCGCAAGGGCGCGGTGCTGGCGATGGGCGTGTTTCTGGGCGCCTCGACCAAGATCGTCGACCGCGAGACCGGCGAAGTCTTCATGGGCGAAGTGCCCGAATATTCGGTGGTGGTGCCCGGCGCGCTGCCCGGCAAGCCGATGAAGAACGGCCAGATCGGCCCCAGCACCGCCTGCGCCGTCATCGTCAAGCGCGTCGACGAGCGCACGCGCTCGAAGACCAGCATCAACGAGCTGCTGCGGGATTGA
- the rmuC gene encoding DNA recombination protein RmuC has protein sequence MNEIVFTLGDWPVRTVHALIGFGALVLVLLVVIAIVIARSGRRGAELAMANAIRADELEERLSQVLHAQSEAAGRADAMTQALAGRQAEMARAVNERLDSVTHRVGQSMEHSTRNTMESLRALHERLGIIDSAHKNLTDLTTQVTTLRDVLANKQSRGAFGQARMEAIVQDGLPKGSYEFQFTLSTGKRPDCVVFLPDQRPLCIDAKFPLEAMTALHDARSDEERRIATQRLRGDVMKHVSDIAEKYLVTGETQEMALMFVPSESVYAEIHDGFDDVIQKAYRARVVLVSPSLLMLAIQVMQQIMKDARMRDAADLIRTEVIKLGDDLGRLRDRVLKLQKHFADVNEDVRQVLISADKIEKRAGRIEELDFSKSDATEGPRLVATGAAELFPRKLQAGE, from the coding sequence ATGAACGAGATTGTCTTCACGCTCGGCGACTGGCCGGTGCGCACCGTCCACGCGCTGATTGGTTTCGGTGCGCTTGTGCTCGTCCTGCTGGTGGTGATCGCCATTGTCATCGCGCGCTCCGGGCGGCGCGGCGCGGAACTCGCGATGGCGAACGCGATCCGGGCCGACGAGCTCGAGGAGCGCCTCAGCCAGGTGCTGCATGCCCAGAGCGAGGCCGCCGGGCGGGCCGATGCCATGACCCAGGCGTTGGCCGGCCGCCAGGCCGAGATGGCGCGGGCGGTCAACGAGCGGCTGGATTCGGTGACCCATCGCGTCGGCCAGTCCATGGAACACTCAACCCGCAACACCATGGAGAGCCTGCGCGCGCTGCATGAGCGGCTCGGCATCATCGACAGCGCGCACAAAAACCTCACCGACCTCACCACGCAGGTGACGACCTTGCGCGATGTGCTCGCGAACAAGCAGTCGCGCGGCGCCTTCGGCCAGGCGCGGATGGAGGCGATCGTCCAGGACGGTTTGCCGAAGGGATCCTACGAGTTCCAGTTCACGCTCTCGACCGGCAAGCGGCCCGATTGCGTCGTGTTCCTGCCCGACCAGCGCCCGCTCTGCATCGATGCGAAATTTCCGCTGGAGGCAATGACCGCGCTGCACGACGCCCGCAGTGACGAGGAGCGGCGGATCGCCACGCAGCGGCTGCGCGGCGACGTGATGAAGCATGTCAGCGACATCGCGGAAAAATATCTCGTCACCGGCGAGACCCAGGAGATGGCGCTGATGTTCGTGCCGTCGGAATCGGTCTATGCGGAAATTCACGACGGTTTCGACGACGTGATCCAGAAGGCCTACCGCGCCCGCGTCGTGCTGGTGTCGCCCTCGCTGTTGATGCTCGCGATCCAGGTGATGCAGCAGATCATGAAGGACGCGCGCATGCGCGATGCCGCCGACCTGATCCGCACCGAGGTGATCAAGCTCGGCGACGATCTCGGCCGCCTGCGCGACCGCGTGCTGAAGCTGCAGAAACATTTCGCCGACGTGAATGAGGATGTCCGCCAGGTGCTGATCTCCGCAGACAAGATCGAGAAGCGTGCCGGGCGGATCGAGGAGCTCGATTTCAGCAAGAGCGATGCGACGGAAGGGCCGAGGCTGGTCGCGACGGGCGCGGCCGAACTGTTCCCGCGAAAGCTCCAGGCCGGGGAGTGA
- a CDS encoding YbaB/EbfC family nucleoid-associated protein yields the protein MADFLGMMKQAAQLQSKMQEMQDQLANVEVEGISGGGLVAVRMTAKMDVKGVKIDPSLMKAEEREVLEDLLVTALGDARRKAEAAMQEKMQALTGGLGLPPGLFGQ from the coding sequence ATGGCTGATTTTCTCGGCATGATGAAGCAGGCGGCGCAGCTGCAATCCAAGATGCAGGAGATGCAGGACCAGCTCGCCAACGTGGAAGTCGAGGGCATCTCCGGCGGCGGCCTCGTCGCCGTGCGCATGACCGCGAAGATGGACGTGAAGGGCGTGAAGATCGATCCCTCGCTGATGAAGGCTGAAGAGCGCGAGGTGCTGGAAGACCTGCTCGTCACCGCCCTGGGTGATGCCCGTCGCAAGGCCGAGGCTGCGATGCAGGAGAAGATGCAGGCTCTCACCGGTGGGCTTGGCCTGCCGCCGGGGCTGTTCGGCCAGTAA
- the truA gene encoding tRNA pseudouridine(38-40) synthase TruA, translated as MPRYKLTIEYDGAPFFGWQVQETLPSVQGALEAAVKAMIGADARVHGAGRTDAGVHARGQVAHVDVDKQFPPGRFRDGLNAHLRPHPIAVLEAEIVADSFEARFSAIKRHYRYRIINTRANLALDIGHAWRVPRRLDAEAMHAAAQRLLGKHDFTTFRDTECQAKSPEKTLDQLDVLRDGREITIVTSARSFLHSQVRSMVGSLVWVGEGRWTADDLSAALAARNRTACGIVAPPDGLYLMKVDY; from the coding sequence ATGCCCCGCTACAAGCTCACCATCGAATATGACGGCGCACCGTTTTTCGGCTGGCAGGTGCAGGAAACCCTGCCCTCGGTGCAGGGCGCGCTGGAAGCGGCCGTGAAGGCAATGATCGGCGCAGACGCTCGGGTGCATGGTGCGGGCCGGACCGATGCCGGCGTGCATGCGCGCGGTCAGGTCGCGCATGTCGATGTCGACAAGCAGTTTCCACCGGGCCGTTTTCGCGACGGGCTGAATGCGCATCTGCGCCCGCATCCGATCGCGGTGCTCGAGGCCGAGATCGTGGCTGACAGCTTCGAGGCACGGTTCTCGGCCATCAAGCGCCACTACCGCTATCGCATCATCAACACCCGCGCCAATCTCGCGCTCGACATCGGCCATGCCTGGCGCGTGCCGCGCCGGCTGGATGCCGAGGCGATGCATGCGGCTGCGCAGCGTCTGCTCGGCAAGCACGATTTCACGACGTTTCGCGACACCGAATGCCAGGCCAAGTCGCCGGAGAAGACGCTCGACCAGCTCGATGTGCTGCGTGACGGCCGCGAGATCACGATTGTCACCTCGGCGCGCTCGTTCCTGCACAGCCAGGTCCGCTCGATGGTGGGATCGCTGGTCTGGGTCGGTGAGGGCCGCTGGACCGCCGACGACCTCTCCGCAGCGCTTGCTGCGCGCAACCGCACCGCCTGCGGCATCGTCGCCCCGCCGGACGGGCTGTATCTGATGAAGGTGGATTATTGA
- the fmt gene encoding methionyl-tRNA formyltransferase, with protein sequence MPLRLVFMGTPDFSVPTLLELVAHGHEIVAVYTRAPKPGGRRGLQLQPTPVEEAARKLGVPVLTPKTLKTAEALDEFRAFDADAAVVVAYGMILPQAILDAPKLGCYNLHASLLPRWRGAAPINRAIMAGDAESGVMVMKMDVGLDTGDIAMAERLAITDNMTALDLHDRLSRLGADLMVRAMAALARGGLQLRKQSEHGVTYAAKIDKAEARIDWTRPARAVLRHIHGLSPFPGARAEIENGRVKILRCELAKGSGAPGEVLDDQLTIACGEGAIRIIELQREGKARMQAADFLRGVPLKAGARFS encoded by the coding sequence ATGCCCCTCCGCCTCGTCTTCATGGGCACCCCCGATTTCTCCGTGCCGACGCTGCTCGAGCTCGTCGCGCATGGCCACGAGATCGTGGCTGTCTACACCCGCGCGCCGAAGCCCGGCGGGCGGCGCGGTCTGCAATTGCAGCCGACGCCGGTCGAGGAGGCCGCGCGAAAACTCGGCGTGCCCGTGCTGACGCCGAAGACGCTGAAGACCGCGGAAGCGCTCGACGAGTTCCGTGCCTTCGACGCCGATGCGGCCGTCGTCGTCGCCTACGGCATGATCCTGCCGCAGGCGATCCTCGATGCGCCAAAGCTCGGCTGCTACAATCTGCATGCCTCGCTGCTGCCGCGTTGGCGCGGCGCGGCGCCGATCAACCGTGCGATCATGGCTGGCGATGCCGAGAGCGGCGTGATGGTGATGAAAATGGACGTCGGTCTCGATACCGGCGACATCGCGATGGCCGAGAGACTCGCGATTACGGACAACATGACCGCACTCGATCTGCACGATCGACTCTCTCGCCTCGGTGCCGACCTGATGGTGCGCGCGATGGCTGCGCTCGCCCGCGGCGGGCTCCAGCTCCGGAAGCAAAGCGAGCACGGCGTCACCTATGCCGCCAAGATCGACAAGGCCGAGGCGCGGATCGACTGGACCAGGCCCGCGCGCGCCGTGCTGCGCCACATCCACGGCCTGTCGCCGTTTCCCGGCGCGCGGGCCGAGATCGAGAATGGACGCGTAAAAATCCTCCGCTGTGAATTGGCGAAGGGCTCGGGCGCACCGGGCGAGGTGCTCGACGATCAGCTCACCATCGCCTGCGGCGAGGGCGCGATCCGCATCATCGAGCTCCAGCGCGAAGGCAAGGCCCGGATGCAGGCTGCGGACTTCTTGCGCGGCGTGCCGCTGAAGGCGGGCGCAAGGTTCAGCTGA
- the recR gene encoding recombination mediator RecR, producing MGAVAGPEIERLVQLLARLPGLGPRSARRAALHLIKKREALMMPLASALQVALDKVQVCKTCGNIDTQNPCTVCTDPKRDPAIIVVVADVADLWALERANATQGRYHVLGATLSPLDGVGPQDLTIDALVARAHDSQVREIILALNATVDGQTTAHYITDLLQDANVKVTRLAHGVPVGGELDYLDEGTLSAAMRQRTLF from the coding sequence ATGGGCGCCGTTGCAGGTCCGGAAATCGAGCGGCTGGTGCAGTTGCTCGCACGGTTGCCTGGCCTCGGTCCGCGCTCGGCGCGGCGCGCGGCGCTGCATCTGATCAAGAAGCGCGAAGCGCTGATGATGCCGCTGGCCTCGGCCCTCCAGGTCGCGCTCGACAAGGTCCAGGTCTGCAAGACCTGCGGCAACATCGACACGCAAAATCCCTGCACCGTCTGCACCGATCCGAAGCGCGACCCTGCGATTATCGTCGTTGTCGCCGACGTCGCCGATCTCTGGGCGCTGGAGCGGGCCAATGCGACCCAAGGGCGCTATCATGTGCTGGGCGCGACATTGTCGCCGCTCGACGGCGTCGGCCCGCAGGATCTGACCATCGACGCGCTGGTGGCGCGCGCGCATGATTCGCAGGTGCGCGAAATCATCCTGGCGCTGAATGCGACCGTCGACGGCCAGACCACGGCGCATTACATCACCGATCTGCTCCAGGATGCCAATGTGAAGGTGACCCGGCTCGCCCATGGAGTTCCAGTCGGCGGCGAGCTTGATTATCTCGATGAAGGTACGCTATCGGCAGCAATGCGGCAGCGCACCCTGTTCTAG
- a CDS encoding pyrimidine 5'-nucleotidase, which yields MNPLRTFDHVDTWVFDLDNTLYPHHVNLWQQVDTRIGEFVCNWLNVGPEDARKIQKDYYRRFGTTMRGMMTLHGVSADDYLAYVHQIDHSPLEPNPALGEAIARLSGRKLILTNGSVDHVDAVLARLGLVAHFDGVFDIIAAEFEPKPAAQTYRKFLSDHAVDPAKAAMFEDLARNLTVPHQLGMTTVLVVPDGTKEVVREDWELEGRDAAHVDHVTDDLAGFLAKLSRLR from the coding sequence ATGAATCCACTCCGCACCTTCGACCACGTCGACACCTGGGTGTTCGATCTCGACAACACGCTCTACCCGCATCACGTCAATCTGTGGCAGCAGGTCGATACGCGGATCGGGGAGTTCGTCTGCAACTGGCTGAACGTCGGCCCGGAGGACGCCCGGAAGATCCAGAAGGATTACTACCGGCGCTTCGGCACCACCATGCGCGGCATGATGACCCTGCATGGCGTTTCCGCCGACGACTATCTCGCCTACGTCCACCAGATCGACCACTCGCCGCTGGAGCCGAACCCGGCGCTCGGCGAAGCCATCGCAAGATTGTCGGGACGCAAGCTGATCCTGACCAACGGCTCGGTCGACCATGTCGATGCGGTGCTGGCGCGTCTCGGCCTGGTCGCGCATTTCGACGGCGTGTTCGACATCATCGCCGCCGAGTTCGAGCCCAAACCTGCGGCGCAGACGTATCGGAAATTCCTCTCCGACCACGCGGTCGATCCCGCCAAGGCCGCCATGTTCGAGGATCTCGCCCGCAACCTCACCGTCCCGCACCAGCTCGGCATGACCACCGTGCTGGTGGTGCCGGATGGAACGAAGGAGGTGGTGCGGGAAGACTGGGAATTGGAGGGCCGGGACGCCGCCCATGTCGACCATGTCACGGACGATCTGGCGGGGTTCTTGGCGAAATTGTCCCGCCTCAGATAG
- the dapE gene encoding succinyl-diaminopimelate desuccinylase: MTDALSIARDLIRCPSVTPADAGALGVLEQALSAASFICHRVTFSEAGTADVDNLYARIGTEGPHITFAGHTDVVPPGDESAWRVGAFSGEVKDGFLHGRGAVDMKGGIACSVAAVLEHLAANGGKPRADGKGSISFLITGDEEDVSINGTVKLLKWAAERGERFDHCVLGEPSNVETLGDTIKVGRRGSQSGTLYVGGVQGHVAYPHRASNPVPDISRLIVAISDEPLDHGSAQFQASNLEFTSVDVGNKASNVIPGEARAKFNIRYNDNHTQASLRELVETRLARACGNRIKARIVWEPSNSNVFVTKPGPFTDLAVSAIEEVTGRKPELSTSGGTSDARFISSYCPVIEFGLVGQTMHQIDERVPVADLEKLTRVYRGILARYFV; this comes from the coding sequence ATGACCGATGCTCTCTCCATTGCCCGCGATCTCATCCGCTGTCCCTCGGTAACCCCGGCCGATGCCGGCGCGCTCGGGGTGCTCGAACAAGCCCTCAGCGCCGCCAGCTTCATCTGCCACCGCGTGACCTTCAGCGAGGCCGGCACCGCAGACGTCGACAATCTCTATGCGCGGATCGGCACCGAAGGACCGCACATCACCTTTGCCGGGCACACCGACGTGGTACCCCCGGGCGACGAGAGTGCATGGAGGGTTGGCGCGTTCTCCGGCGAGGTGAAGGACGGCTTTCTGCACGGCCGCGGCGCAGTCGACATGAAGGGCGGCATCGCCTGCTCGGTCGCCGCGGTGCTGGAGCATCTCGCCGCGAATGGCGGCAAACCGCGTGCGGACGGGAAGGGATCGATCTCGTTCCTGATCACCGGCGATGAAGAGGACGTCTCCATCAACGGCACCGTCAAGCTGTTGAAATGGGCCGCGGAGCGCGGCGAAAGATTCGATCATTGCGTGCTCGGCGAACCCTCCAATGTCGAGACGCTCGGCGACACCATCAAGGTCGGCCGCCGCGGCTCACAATCCGGCACGCTCTATGTTGGCGGCGTGCAAGGCCACGTTGCCTATCCGCACCGCGCCTCGAATCCTGTGCCGGACATCTCGCGGTTGATCGTGGCGATCTCCGACGAGCCGCTCGACCACGGCAGCGCGCAGTTCCAGGCCTCCAATCTCGAATTCACCTCGGTGGACGTCGGCAACAAGGCGAGCAACGTCATTCCCGGCGAGGCACGCGCAAAATTCAACATCCGCTACAACGACAACCACACCCAGGCGAGCCTGCGCGAGCTGGTCGAGACGCGGCTGGCACGAGCCTGTGGCAACCGCATCAAGGCCCGCATCGTCTGGGAGCCCTCGAACTCCAACGTGTTCGTGACCAAGCCCGGCCCGTTCACCGATCTTGCGGTCTCCGCGATCGAGGAGGTGACGGGGCGCAAGCCTGAGCTGTCGACGAGTGGCGGCACCTCGGACGCGCGCTTCATCTCAAGCTACTGCCCGGTGATCGAGTTCGGCCTGGTCGGGCAGACCATGCATCAGATCGACGAGCGCGTGCCGGTGGCCGATCTGGAGAAGCTGACGCGGGTGTATCGGGGGATTTTGGCAAGGTATTTTGTTTAA
- a CDS encoding MFS transporter, which yields MTAPDATSPAAASAPATSWRDSLAVYLQPRVLIVLFLGFSSGLPLALSGSTLLVWMREAGVDLKTIGLFALVGTPYTLKFLWAPLVDALHVPLFTRAFGRRRGWLVFSQLLLIVAILLLALTDPARSPFYVALGALLVATTSSTQDIVVDAFRVESLPESEQAAGMASYVAAYRIGMLVSTAGALFMVSGFESTGITRTSAWMWGYVVMAAMVLIGTITALAATEPGQSVRAEDATKTETAFTRVLHAAIGAFSEFLSRKDALAALAFVVLFKFTDAFSGTMTAPFVIDLGFTRNDYAAIVKGVGLAATLIGGFAGGFVARRYSLATSLWIGGVVQALANLTFSWLAVAGTNHWALALAICAENFTSAIGTVIFVAYLSALCQNPLHTATQYALLTALAAVGRTYLSSGAGFVADTTGWPLFFVICVLVAIPSLMLLTWLQKRGHFEALGPVRV from the coding sequence ATGACCGCACCCGACGCGACCTCGCCTGCCGCGGCTTCCGCCCCTGCGACCTCCTGGCGCGACAGCCTTGCCGTTTACCTGCAGCCGCGGGTACTGATCGTGCTGTTCCTCGGATTCTCTTCCGGCTTGCCGCTGGCGCTGTCGGGCTCGACTCTGCTCGTGTGGATGCGCGAGGCCGGGGTCGATCTCAAGACCATCGGGCTGTTCGCGCTGGTCGGCACGCCCTACACGCTGAAATTTCTGTGGGCGCCGCTGGTGGACGCATTGCATGTGCCGCTGTTCACCCGCGCATTCGGGCGGCGGCGCGGCTGGCTGGTGTTCTCGCAGCTGCTGCTGATCGTCGCGATCCTGCTGCTGGCCCTCACCGATCCTGCACGCTCGCCGTTCTACGTCGCGCTGGGCGCGCTGCTGGTGGCGACGACCTCCTCGACGCAGGACATCGTGGTCGACGCCTTCCGCGTCGAGAGCCTGCCCGAGAGCGAGCAGGCTGCCGGCATGGCGTCATACGTCGCCGCCTACCGCATCGGCATGCTGGTCTCGACCGCGGGCGCGCTGTTCATGGTGTCCGGCTTCGAGAGCACCGGCATTACCCGCACGTCGGCCTGGATGTGGGGCTATGTGGTGATGGCGGCGATGGTGCTGATCGGGACGATCACGGCACTGGCCGCGACCGAGCCCGGGCAATCGGTGCGGGCGGAAGATGCGACGAAAACGGAGACCGCATTCACGCGCGTGTTGCACGCGGCAATCGGTGCCTTTTCGGAATTCCTGTCGCGCAAGGACGCGCTTGCCGCGCTCGCCTTCGTCGTATTGTTCAAGTTCACCGACGCGTTCTCGGGCACCATGACCGCGCCGTTCGTGATCGACCTCGGCTTCACCCGCAACGACTACGCGGCGATCGTGAAAGGCGTCGGCCTCGCCGCAACCCTGATCGGCGGCTTTGCCGGCGGCTTCGTCGCGCGGCGCTACTCGCTGGCAACATCGCTCTGGATCGGCGGCGTGGTGCAGGCGCTGGCCAACCTCACCTTCTCCTGGCTCGCAGTGGCCGGCACCAATCATTGGGCTCTGGCGCTCGCCATCTGCGCCGAGAATTTCACCAGCGCCATCGGCACCGTGATCTTCGTCGCCTATCTCTCCGCGCTGTGCCAGAATCCGCTGCACACGGCGACGCAATATGCGTTGCTCACCGCACTCGCCGCGGTGGGACGCACATATCTTTCCTCGGGGGCCGGCTTTGTCGCAGACACGACCGGTTGGCCGCTGTTCTTCGTGATCTGCGTGCTGGTGGCGATCCCAAGCCTGATGCTGCTGACCTGGCTGCAGAAGCGCGGACATTTCGAGGCGCTGGGACCGGTCAGGGTATGA